The nucleotide window CGGCGTCGGGCCGGTTGTTCTCCATGAGGAAACGGTTGTCCTCGATGCGGATCGTGCCCGTGACCGCCCTTTTCAGGGGGCCTTTGGGGTAGTCGATGCGGTTGCCGACCACGATCCCGGCCTGGAAGGGCAGGGTGTCGCCGCCGGACCAGGGGATGTCCACAGGCTGGGGGATGACGTCCGTGACCGTACAGCCGCGCACATCCAAGCCTCCCACGTGCGGGAAATGCAGGGGCGTTGATTTGGCCCCGTCGAAGCGGATGGTGCGCACGGAGATGATGGGCCCCTTGTCGGCGGGCGGCGCGCCCTTGACCGGCAGGGGGGCATGGAAGGTCCAGAACCCGCCCGTGATGGTGGTTTTGGCTTCGCCCACCGAGTCGGCCTCGCCCTGAATGCGCACGTTCTTGGTGATCCTGACCCGCCCGTCGGGACCGAAATTGAAGTTCCCCCGGAGCTGCACCAGGCCTCCCTTGTCCACGGCGGCCTGGACGTTGGGCACGTCCTGGGCGGGCATGCCCGTGCCGGTGACCATGATCCCGTCGGCCCGGGCCGGGCAGGCCAGGCAGAGCAGAACGGCCAGAAGGGAAAACAGGGGCGCGAGCCGTGTCGGCGTCAGAAAATCAGCGCCGGTGCCGGAACGCTTTCGGAAAAGTTCGGAGTTTAAAGTCATAGTTATTATAGTCGGTTGTGTGTCCATGGTTTTGCCGTTTCGGACATATTGATTGAATTGACGGTGAGTTGCATGTCCCTTTTATATCTTTTGCAAAAAACTTGCCCAAGATTCTCCGGTTCGGATAAATATGGGGTAATTGCGGAAACTTCGTGGTTTCAGTTGCGGACAATTCGGGCTGGAGGAGGCAGGTATGCGACTCAGGATGAAGATGACGCTGATGCAGGTGGCTACGGTGGTGCTGGCCATCGGGGCCCTGTGCTGGGTTTTCATACAGCAGGTGTCCGGCTATGCGGAGACCGAAATGGAGGCGTACCGCCAGGAGAAGTTGAGCGAGGAAAAGCTCCAGCTCAAGGATTTCGTCCAGATGGCGGTGGGGACCATCGAGAACTATTCCGACCGGGCCAGGGATATCGAGGGGTTGAAAAAAGCCAAGCAGGAGGATCTCAAGCGCGTCGTGGACGCCGTGTCCGGCCAGGTCGAGGCATTTTACGAACGGAACAGGAACGTCATGAGCCGGGCCGAACTGGTTGCCGGACTGGCCGAGATCGTGCTGCCCGCACGGTTCGACGGCGACAATTACGTCTGGCTGCAGAATCTGGACAGCGTCATTCTGGTGCATCCCAGCGACAAGCTCATGGGCAAGGACATGAGTCGGCTTACGGACGTCAAGGGCAACCGAGTTATCGCCGAAATGTCCCGCATCGCGGCGGAGCAGGGAACGGGCATGTCCACCTACTGGTGGCCGAAGCCGGGCGAGGATGAGCCGAAGCTCAAGATTTCCTATGTCCGGCTGCTCCCCGAGTCCGGGATCGTGGTCGGCTCCGGGGCGTGGATCGAGGACATCACCGCCGAGATGAAGGCCGAGGCCCTCAAGCAGTTGTCCGGAATGCGCCTGACCGACGGGAATTATTTCTGGATCAACGACCTCACGCCGAAGATGGTCATGCATCCCATCAAGCCCGCCCTGGACGGCCGGGACGTGGGGGCCATGACCGACACCAAGGGCAAGCACCTGTTCCGTGAGATGGCCTCGGTGGCCAAGGCGGAGGGCGAGGGATACGTGGACTACCATTGGGGCAAGCCCGGCAAGGAAGGGGATTTCCCCAAGCTTTCCTTCGTCAAGCTTTTCAAGGAGTGGGGCTGGGTCGTGGGCATGGGCGTCTACATCGACGACATCGACGCCGCCGTGGCCGCCCGACAGGCCGCCCTGGACAAGACCATCTCCTCCATCGTGCTCATTATCCTGTTCATCTCCGCCGGTCTCGCGCTGCTGGGCGCGGTTGCGGGCGTATTCGGCTCGAAGTCGGTGACCAACACCATCGGCGGCGAGCCCGTGGACATCGCGTCCATCGCCGCCCGTGTGTCCGGGGGCGACCTGACCATCGCCTCGGACAACGGGCAGGCGGAGCGGGGCATTCTCAAATCCATGAAGGAGATGGCCGGGAACCTGCGGGGCGTGGTCGGCGAGGTGCAGAGCGCCACGGACAACGTGGCCGCAGGCAGCGAGGAGCTGTCCGCCTCGTCGGAGTCATTGTCCCAGTCCACCGTGGAGCAGGCCGCATCCATACAGGAGGTCACCGCGTCCCTGGTGGAGATCGTCAGTTCCATCCGCAAGAACGCGGACAATGCCGAGGAGACGAGCCGCATCGCCGATTTCAGCAACAAGGAAATCCTGTCCGGCGAGGAATCGGTGCGCAAGACCGTGGAAGCCATGCGCGAGATCGCGGACAAGGTCTCCTTCATCGAGGAGATCGCCCGGCAGACCAATCTGCTCGCCCTCAACGCGGCCATCGAGGCTGCCCGGGCTGGTGAGCAGGGCAAGGGGTTTGCGGTGGTGGCCGCCGAGGTGCGCAAGCTGGCCGAACGCAGCGGGCAGACGGCCCAGGAGATCAGCGAGCTGTCCGAGTCCAGTGTCCGGGTCGCCGAGGAAACGGGCCAACTGTTCAACCGGTTGACCCCGGAGATCGCCAAGACCGCAGACCTGATCAAGGACGTGGCCAAAGTCTGTTCCGAGCAGAGCCACGGCGTCAACCAGATCGAAAAGGCCATGGAACAGCTCGACGCCGTCATCCAGCAGAACGCCATGGCGTCCGAGGAGATGGCCTCAACCTCCTCGGAACTGGCCAGCCAGGCCGCCACGCTCCAGGATGCCATGCGCTACTTCCAGGTGGGCGTCGAGCCGGACATGGCCTTCGGCGCGGCGGGGCAACTGGAATTGCCGACCGGCCGGACCGGAATCGAGCAATAGGCTTATACGCAAAAGCCCCCTCCGGACATGCCGGAGGGGGCTTTTGCGCGCCAAGCGGGGCACCTCAGTACCATTGGCGGAATTCCGCGCCGCGTTCCTCGCCCCGGCGGAAGTTCCGGTCCTTGCGGTTGTACTGGTCCTGCTCGTAGACGCCGGAGATGATGGCGTCGCAGACCGCGTCGATATTCGGGCTGTCCGCTCCCAGCGCAGCGATCTGCTCCTTGAGCACGTTTGCCAGGATGCGCTGGTCCGCCCAGGTGGGATAGGCCTTCCAGTAGCCCACGGCCTTGTCGAGCCGGTCGAGCCTGGCGGCGGCGAATCCCGCGTACAGGAAGGCGTCGGGGATTTCCTTGCGCCCGAGGCACTCTTCCAGGGTGGCGAGGGCGTCCTCGTACCGGCCCAGGCGGGTGTAGCACAATCCGGCCATGGCCAGGTGCGACGGGCGGATTTCCTCGCCCTTGGCACGCTTGTCGGCCAAATGTTCGTCAAAGCCCACGGCGGCTTCCTGATAGTATGTCCGGGCCTTGTCGAAGTCCCTGCGGAATTCGGCGGCCCTGGCCCGGTCGAAGTTCTTTTCGCCCTTGCGGTAGGGCTTCACGAGTTTGGAGAAGAATGACATGGGAATCACTGTAGCCGCTTGCGGCGGCGAGGACAACCGGGGATACGCGGCATCTTGATTCCGTCGGCATGAATCGATACCATTTAGGGAATCCTCCACCCTGAAACAAGGTGTCTGCATGGAAGTCTTCGAATTCGATTCACCTTCCTATCTTCGACGGCTGGGGCTCTTTGAAGGCGTGTCGCCGACAACGGAAGGGCTGCGCACGTTGCAGCGGGCGCACCTCTCCTCCATCCCCTTCGAGAATTTCGACATCCAGCTCGGCCGGACCGTCAACCTCGATCCGGCGCATCTCTTCGACAAACTCGTGCGCCGCCCCCGGGGCGGCTACTGCTTCGAGTTGAACGGCTTGTTCCTCATGGCCCTTCACGCCTTCGGGTTCAAGGCCCGTCCGCTCCTGGCACGGGTTCAGCTGACCGGCGTGCCGTCGGGACGCGGCCACCAACTCTCCCTCGTGGAAGCGGGCGGGCGCGAATGGCTTGCCGACGTGGGATTCGGCAAGGACAACCCGCGCGGCCCTCTCCTGTTCGAGCTGGATGCGGTCCAGGATATCGGCGGGCAGCCGTTCCGCCTTGTGGACGGGGGCGTCTTCGGGACGATGTTCCAGAAGCGTGTCAACGGCGAGTGGCGCAATATGTACAGCTTCGACCTGGAACACGTCTGCCGGGCCGACATCAACTACGGCAATCACTATACCTCGACGAACCCGCATTCGTTTTTCTCCTTTACCCGCATGGCCGTCAGACCAATGGATGACGGTTGGGCCGCGCTGTGCAACGACAGGCTCACCGTGACCAGAGACGGGCGGGAGGAGTGCAGGGAACTCCCCGAGGGGCAGGGCTATCTGGACGCCCTGAAACAGTATTTCGGCATCGAGCTCGATGCGCCCTACGAGGCCTTGAAACCGGTGGGGCAGGGGGCGTGAACGCCCACGGGACGCGGCCCGATCCGACCGCATGAAAAGGAAAAGGCCGGACGCTTGCGCGCCCGGCCTTGCATTCAAAGAGGGTAAGAGCCGTTATTCGGTCTCAGGCTCGTATTCGGAAATCGCGCACTCGGTGGTCAGCAGCATGCTGGACACGGAGGCCGCATTCTGCAGGGCGATGCGGGTGACCTTCTTGGGATCGATGACGCCTTCCTTGACCAGGTCGGTGAATTCGCCGGAGGCGGCGTTGAAGCCGTTGTTGCCCTTGAGGGCCTTGACCTTTTCCACGATCACGGTGCCTTCCAGGCCGCAGTTGTTGGCGATCTGCTTGAGCGGCTCCTCGATGGCGCGGGCGATGATGTCGATGCCCGCCTGCTCGGTGTCGTTGGCGCCCTGGAGCTTGGCAAGGGCCTTGCCCGCGCGGACCAGGGCGGTGCCGCCGCCGGGGACGATGCCTTCGTCAACCGCTGCGCGGGTGGCGTTCAGGGCGTCTTCCACGCGGTCCTTGCGCTCCTTCATCTCGATCTCGGTGGGTGCGCCGACCTTGACCACGGCCACGCCGCCGACCATCTTGGCCAGTCGCTCCTGGAGCTTCTCGCGGTCGTAGTCGGAGGTGGAGGCGTTGACCATGTTGTTGATCTCGTTGCAACGGAGCTCGATGGCCTTCTTGT belongs to Pseudodesulfovibrio portus and includes:
- a CDS encoding methyl-accepting chemotaxis protein; the protein is MRLRMKMTLMQVATVVLAIGALCWVFIQQVSGYAETEMEAYRQEKLSEEKLQLKDFVQMAVGTIENYSDRARDIEGLKKAKQEDLKRVVDAVSGQVEAFYERNRNVMSRAELVAGLAEIVLPARFDGDNYVWLQNLDSVILVHPSDKLMGKDMSRLTDVKGNRVIAEMSRIAAEQGTGMSTYWWPKPGEDEPKLKISYVRLLPESGIVVGSGAWIEDITAEMKAEALKQLSGMRLTDGNYFWINDLTPKMVMHPIKPALDGRDVGAMTDTKGKHLFREMASVAKAEGEGYVDYHWGKPGKEGDFPKLSFVKLFKEWGWVVGMGVYIDDIDAAVAARQAALDKTISSIVLIILFISAGLALLGAVAGVFGSKSVTNTIGGEPVDIASIAARVSGGDLTIASDNGQAERGILKSMKEMAGNLRGVVGEVQSATDNVAAGSEELSASSESLSQSTVEQAASIQEVTASLVEIVSSIRKNADNAEETSRIADFSNKEILSGEESVRKTVEAMREIADKVSFIEEIARQTNLLALNAAIEAARAGEQGKGFAVVAAEVRKLAERSGQTAQEISELSESSVRVAEETGQLFNRLTPEIAKTADLIKDVAKVCSEQSHGVNQIEKAMEQLDAVIQQNAMASEEMASTSSELASQAATLQDAMRYFQVGVEPDMAFGAAGQLELPTGRTGIEQ
- a CDS encoding arylamine N-acetyltransferase family protein, which produces MEVFEFDSPSYLRRLGLFEGVSPTTEGLRTLQRAHLSSIPFENFDIQLGRTVNLDPAHLFDKLVRRPRGGYCFELNGLFLMALHAFGFKARPLLARVQLTGVPSGRGHQLSLVEAGGREWLADVGFGKDNPRGPLLFELDAVQDIGGQPFRLVDGGVFGTMFQKRVNGEWRNMYSFDLEHVCRADINYGNHYTSTNPHSFFSFTRMAVRPMDDGWAALCNDRLTVTRDGREECRELPEGQGYLDALKQYFGIELDAPYEALKPVGQGA